CCCGGCCCTGCTGGCCCCGCAGCCCCGCCGGGCCGAACTGATCGAGGAGCTCGGCGTCGACGCCGTGCTCGTCCTGCCGTTCACTTTCGAATTCTCCCAGGAGTCACCGGAGTTCTTCGTCCGGTCGGTGCTGGTGGAGGCACTGCGCGCCAAGGCCGTGGTCGAGGGCCCGAACTTCCGCTTCGGGCACCGTGCGGCCGGCAACGTCGCCCTGCTCGCCGAACTCGGCCGCGCCGACGACTTCGAGGTCGAGGTGCTCGACCTCCGGGTGAGCGGCAGCGCCGGCGACGGCGAGGCCTTCTCCTCCACCCTCTGCCGCCGCCTGGTGGCCGGCGGCGACATGGCCGGCGTCGCCGAGGTGCTCGGCCGACCGCACCGCGTCGAGGGCGTGGTCGTCCGCGGCGCCCAGCGCGGCCGCGAACTCGGCTACCCCACCGCCAACGTGGAGACCGTGCCGCACAGCGCGATCCCCGCCGACGGCGTCTACGCGGGCTGGCTCACCGCCGACGGCGAGCGCATGCCGGCCGCCATCTCGGTGGGCAC
This genomic window from Streptomyces sp. TLI_235 contains:
- a CDS encoding riboflavin kinase/FMN adenylyltransferase — its product is MQRWRGLEEIPGDWGRSVVTIGSFDGVHRGHQLIIERVVEHARELGAKSVVVTFDPHPSEVVRPGSHPALLAPQPRRAELIEELGVDAVLVLPFTFEFSQESPEFFVRSVLVEALRAKAVVEGPNFRFGHRAAGNVALLAELGRADDFEVEVLDLRVSGSAGDGEAFSSTLCRRLVAGGDMAGVAEVLGRPHRVEGVVVRGAQRGRELGYPTANVETVPHSAIPADGVYAGWLTADGERMPAAISVGTNPTFDGTARTVEAYAIDRVGLDLYGLHVAVDFLAYLRGMEKFDSIEALLERMADDVKQARELTDTAG